Below is a genomic region from Microbacterium sp. LWO12-1.2.
CGACGACAGCAGTAGACACATCGAACGAACAGGCACCATCGCCTGCCACACCGCGCCGGAGCACATGGCAACGGTTCCGCCAAGCCATGGATCTCCAGCTGGTGATCCTGATCATCGCGACTGTGCTGCTGATGGGCTTCTTCGCCGCTGCCTCCCCCATGTTCTTCACAGCGGATAACCTGCTCAACATCGCGAACCAGAATGCCTCGACGTTCATCGTCGCTGCCGCAGCCGGCATGCTTCTCATGGCCGGATACGTCGACATGTCGGTGGGATCGGTCATGGCGCTCGCCGGCGTCTGCGCTGCTTTCGTGTCGATCGACTACGGAACGGTTGCCGGCATCATCTGCGCCGTGCTGGTGGGGACGCTGGTCGGCACGCTCAACGGCATCTTGATCGGCCAGATCGGCATGTCCCCGATCGTCGTGACGCTCGGCGTGCTCGCCGCCGCACGTGGACTCGCACAATTGCTCTCCCCCGGATCGCTTTACGGGCTACCTGAGGATCTCATCGGCATGGGATCCGGTTCCTTCCTCGGAGTCCCCATCCTGGTGTGGATCGCAGGAGTGATCTGCGCGATCTTCTGGTTCGTGTCCGCGCGGATGCCTGCAGGCAAGCACACGCTCGCTGTCGGTGCCAATCCACGCGCAGCGTTCTTGACCGGCATCCCGGTCAAGAAGTTCGTCATGGTGCTGTACATCGTCGTCGGAGTCAGCGTGGGCATCGCGGCGATCATGCAGGTCGCCCGACTCGGCAGCGCCCCCTCCGGCACGCTCGGCCTGGGATTCGAAGTGGTTGTCCTGACCGCGGTGCTCCTGGGAGGCGTGCCCTTCACAGGTGGACGAGGCAGCGTCATCGGGGTGCTCATCGGCGTGTGGCTGATCGCCGTGCTCGGGAACGGACTCACGTTGCTCAACGTTCCGACTGAGATTTCCGGAATCGTCACCGGCGTCGTTCTCGTCCTCGCCGCTGCAAGCTCGTTGAGCGGATTTCAGCGCCGCCGGAGGCGCCCACGCCGGGTGCAGTTGAGCGCCCGAACCGCTGCAGTACGCGTGTCCAAATAGCCGCCATCCCCCCGGCGGACGTGCGTCGTTCGCTTCACCAGAGGAGAATCACATGAACTCACAAGCACCGGTAACCGCAGACGCAGGCGCGTTCCTTGCGATAGTCAAAGACGCCCCGCCTCTTGACACTCAGAGCGCGGCGCAGAACCGTGCCGACCTCGAGCAGGCACTCCCATTGACCGGCGTCGGGGCAGAGGTCGCGCACGTCGAAGATACGGAGATCGCCGGAGTGAAGGTGCGTATCCACGCATACTCCGACGAGCCGAACCAACCGTGCATCGTGTATTTCCACGGCGGCGGCTGGGTCATCGGCGATCCGGACCTCGCGGACTCCACCACTCGTGACCTCGCCGTTCATGCCCAGGCGACGGTCGTCAGCGTCGACTACCGGCGCGCGCCCGAGAATCCGTTCCCCGCCGCGCATGAGGACGCCCTCGCCGTAACGCAGGCGCTGCTCTCAGGCAGCACCGCGCTGCCGATCAATCCGGACGCCGTGGCGGTCGCGGGAGACAGTGCCGGTGGCAATCTGGCAGCAGGCGTAGCGCTGAAGCTACGCCATGCCGACCGCCGACCGGTTCATCAGGTGTTGATCTACCCGAACCTGGATTGGGACATGATCCGCGAGTCCGAGGCGTGGCGCCTCTACGGCGAGGGATACTTCCTCACCGCTCGTGATCTCGAGTACTTCTACGCCAACTACGCGCCGAATGCGGATGGTGCGGATGGTGGTGATCTGCGCCTGAACCCGGGGAAGGCCACAGACCTCGCCGGGCTCCCGAAAGCACTCGTCATCACCGCAGAGTGCGATCCGATCCGCGACAGTGGGGAAGACTACGCGCGACGGCTGAGCGACGCCGGCGTCGAGACGACATGCGTACGTTTTCAGGGACAGGTGCACCCGTTCTTCTTCATGGGCGGGATCATCAAGGATGCGCTTGCCGCACGGCGGTTCGTAGGAGCGGAGCTCCGGGCCACGTTCACCGAGGTGGCGGCGACCACCGGCGCGAAGAGTTGAGCGCGCGCGACGCCGGCCGCCCCCGCCCGCGAGATCGGGCATGAGGAAGGTCGATCGGAAGTTCCCCGTGTGGTTCGCCCTGCTCGGTTCCGGTGTCGCCGGCGTTCTCGTCGCGGTGCAGTCACAGTCCAACGCCGCGTTGAGCGGGGAGATCGGCGACGGCTATCTGGCGTCGTCGATCTCCTTCTGCTCCGGGATGCTCGTCATGCTCACGCTCCTGCTGTTCTCCGCGCGCAGCCGGCAGAGTCTGCGACGCGTTCACGCGCAGGTGAGGGCGGGCGTCCTCCCCGTGTGGACGCTCACCGGCGGGGCATGCGGCGCCTTCTTCGTCCTCGGGCAAGGACTCGCAGCGCCGGCGACGGGACTTGCGCTCTTCACCGTCGGCATCGTCGGCGGACAGGTGCTGGGTGGTTTGCTGATCGACAGGATCGGTATCGGTCCGGGCGGCGTCGTCATGCCGAGCCTTCAGCGAATCATCGGAATGGTCCTGGCCGTCGGCGCAGTAGCCATATCGGTACTGACTGACCCTGGCTCCTTCGATGCTGTCGGCCGACAGGCATGGTTGATTCTCATCCCTATCGCAGCGGGAATCGCCGTCGCGTGGCAGTCAGCGGTCAACGGTCGTTTGCGCATAGCTGCAGATAGCGCTACGACGGCGACGACCGTCAACTTCGCCGTCGGCTCGGCCGTGCTGCTCATCGCGGCCATCGTCTCGGTCAGCCTCCACGGGTGGCCTCAGCATTGGCCGGGCAGCCCGGCTTACTACATCGGCGGGTTCGTCGGCACCCTGTTCATCGGCCTCGCGGCCATCTTCGTACGAACTGTCGGTGTTCTGCTGCTGAGCATGTCGAACGTGGCCGGGCAGCTGTTGGCCGCAATCGTGTTCGAGTCCGCTCTTCCCCTGGCCGGCGGGTCGACACCAGGGCTGCTCGGCGGAGTCGCCGTCGCGCTGTGCGCGGTCACGATCGCCGCGCTGCCCCGCAGAACTGCACGGTGAGCGAGCACTCTGTCTCCGCTGGCGGCGAGGGTGTACCCGTCTTCCTTTCACGGACGTGCAAGGAAGACGGGGCTCAGGCCTGGTCCCGTCCCCAAATCGTGTTCAGGTGCGACTGCGAGTCCCGCTCATTCTTCAACGGTCCACCGACAGCGATGTATCGCGGGCCCGCGATGAGCAACTCTTCGGCCGGGAACTTCGTGATGACCTCGCACCCGGCCGCAGTGACGACGACCTCCTCCTCGATGCGCGCGGCACCCCATCCATCCGCAGATGGCCAGTACGTCTCCAGCGCGAAGACCATGCCCTCCTTCAACTCTTCCGGGTGGTCGAAAGAAGTGAGGCGCGAGAAGATCGGCTTCTCCCAGATCGACAAGCCCACGCCATGGCCGTACTGCAGAGCAAAAGCAGCCTCCTCATCTGCGAATCCGAACTCCTGCGCGGTCGGCCACACCGCGCAGATGTCGGCCGTCGTCGCCCCCGGCTTCACCAGCGCGATCGCGCGATCCATGTACTCCCTCGCGCGCGAATACGCGTCTTTCTGCTGCCTCGAAGCCGACCCGACGGCGAATGTGCGGTAGTAGCAGGTCCGGTAGCCGTTCCAACTGTGCAGGATGTCGAAGAACGCGGGGTCGCCAGGGCGGATGAGACGGTCGCTGAACACGTGGGGATGCGGCGAGCAACGCTCTCCGGAGATCGCGTTCACACCTTCTACGTACTCGGAGCCGAGATCGTACAAGGTCTTGGCGACGAGACCGACGGCCTCGTTCTCGCGCACACCCGGACGAAGGAACCGATAGAGCTCCTCGTAGGCGGCATCCACCATCGAGGCGGCCTGCGTGAGCAACCGGATCTCGTCGTGGGTCTTGATGCGCCGGGCTTCCATGAAGACCTGCTGGCCATCGACGACCGTGATCCCTTCCTTCTGCAGCGCGAAGAGGATAGGTAGCTCGATGACGTCGACTCCCAGCGGCTCGTGAGCAACGCCGAACTTCTCCAACTCCCGCTTGATCTTGCGGGCGACCTCCTCGGCGATTCCCGCATCGGGTGGGAAAGCGCCGCGAAGCGTCGAGATTCCCGCCCTCGCTCCCGATTCCAGGCGCGGCCGCTTCGTGCCCTCATGCGGCGCGTGCGGGTCGGCATCCATCTCAGACGAAGTCACATCGAGCCACGGGTTGTAGAGAGCGTGGTGCTTCGCTGCGCTACCGAAGTCCCACGAGATGGGGTCGGTGTTGCGAGTGAGGAGGCTGAACCGGATCAGCTTGTCCATCGCCCAGGTTCCGATGTGCGTCGATGTCATGTACCGGATATTGGAGAAATCGAATGCCAGCACGGCTCCGAGATCCGAGGACGACAGTTGCTGCTTGAGCCGCCCGAGGCGCTCGTCCCGCAGGCGATCGAAGTCGACGCGCGCCTCCCAGTCGACGCCGTTGGTGCCGGTCGTGCCTGTGCTCTTCATCGAATTTCCTTTTGCGTAGTCGCGATATGCACCACGACCGTGGTTAACCGTAAGTAGACGCGGTTGAGGCCGTCAGACGATCGGAAGGACGAAGCGTGCGTCTTCCTCCCGACCGAAGATCACCTTTCCGAACGCCTCATAGCCGCTCGCTCCGAGGGTGTGACCGTGGCGCGACGCCGTGGCCTGGTCGCGCCAGATCCTCTGGAGCGGAGACACATCAGCGAAGCCGCCAGACCCATGCGCCGTCATGAGGTCGTGGATCATGTCGGTGATGGTCTCGACCACCCACGCGGCCTTGGCGCGCATCTCGATGCGCTCGGCGTACGGTGCGTAGTACCCCGTCTCCGTCGCCTTGTAGATCTCGTCCGCGACCTGCGCGGCGACGAGCTCGGCGGCGACGAGGTCGACCGTCGCCTTGGCGATCGCAGTCTGGAAGAGGACGGAATCCGCCTGCTTCGCGTAGCCCGTGTAGGCGATCGGCTTGGTCTCGGCCTTCTCGATCACGAGGTCGAGAGCCGCGCGCCCCATTCCCAGGTGCGGGCCGATGAGCTTCATGAACAGCGAAGGCACGAAGATCGTCTTGTAGGTGGGCTCCGGATTGTCACCGAGATACCCGCCCTCGACGGCTGCCGTCAGCGGGAAGACCCGGTGCGCGGGAACGAACACGTCGTCGGCGATCTGCATCACGCTCGCCGTCGACTTCATACCGGCGACGAACCAGTTGTCGTCGTAGGTGAGTTCCGACGTCGGGATCAGCGCGAGTCCGGCATCGACGACTTCACCCGCGTCGTTCTTCAGCGGGATGCCGAGCAGCGACCACGTGGCGTGCATGCTGCCGGTGCCGTAGCCCCACTTGCCGGTGACACGGTATCCGCCTTCGACGGGCTCCGCCTCAGAGGTGGTGGCGAGCACGATCGAGATGAACGAATCGAGACCGTCGCCCCATACGTCCTGCTGCGCGCGCTCGTCCATCAGGCTGAGCACCCAGGCACCGGAGTCCAGGATGCCGTCCACCCAGGCCAGGCTTCCGTCACCACGACCGATGGCTCTGGCCACGGCGTGGGCCTCGCGCGTGTTCGCTGCGAGTCCGCCGAACTTCGTCGGCGCCGAGATGCTGAAGGCACCCGTCGCGGCGATTGCCTCGAACACCTCGGGCGAGATGCGGCGGGTCTGATCAGCCTCGCGCCCGCCTGCGACGAGCTGAGGTCGCAACTGGTCGATCTTCTCGACGATCGCTGCGATTTCGGGCCTGATTGCTGTCGTTGCCATGGAGCTCTCCTCGTGGCGTCGCGGTCGGCTGTTCCGGCCTGGCTGATGCGTTCACCAACAATGACCTAAGAGTATTCACATGTCAAGTGTCACTGAACACTTGACAGGTGTCGACCATCCGCCAACGCAATCAACCCGAACACGCAGGGCGCGGCATGAAGGCCGACACCTCGGGCCGCCCTCTTCCTTCGCATTCACGGCCGAGCACGGCACGGGCATCGAGACCGGAGGGGGGTCGGCTGATCGACGATCATGAGCATGGGAGACCCCGCAACCGCATGAGCCCGAGCCGCTCAGCGAACGTGCGAGAGCGATGTGCAGCTCGAAGGCGGGCTCAGACGCTGGTGGTCTCGTGTCTTCCGAGGACGAACCAGACGCCGCGCGCCGTGACCGCCCCCCGGTTGGCCAACAAGTGAGGACGCGAAGATTCGAAGTGAAGCGAGTCGCCGGGCGAGAGCTCGTAGGTGTCGAAATCGAGCTGAAGCGTCAAGACACCTTCCAGCATGTATCCGAATTCGACTCCGGCATGCCGCATCAGCTTTCCCTCGACCGAACTGGCCGCCCCGGGCTCATAAGTGATGAGCAACGCCTCAACCGCGCCCCCCTGTGGCATCGCGAGACGCTCCCAGCGCACGCCGTTCTCCATCTCGATCACCGCGCCATCACCGGCTCGCTGCACATCCAGGCGGGCGAGAGAGGAGGACGCATCTCGCGAATGCCCAGAATTCATGCCGAGCAGCTCATCGGCTGACACTTCGAGCAGATTGGCGAGCGCATACAGCGTTGCCACCGAGGGCTGAGACTTGCCGGTCTCGACCTGTGAGATGAGGCTGGGCGACACTCCGAGAGACTGCGCGACACTTCGGAGGCTCAGACGCCGCGACTGTCGAGCTTGTCGCAGGCGCGTGCCCAGTTCATCGGCAGCCACAATAGATCTCCGTTGCCTCGTTCGTGCGATGAGGCCACACTATCGCCATACGTCTCACAGTCGTGCAACGCCACTGCACAGACTTTCCGTCGATGCAGCCGAGATCTTCGGACTGCCGAGTTCACACGGCAGCTATTGCGTCGATCTCGATCACCGCTCCGCCGTAGAGCGAATGCACACCGACCGCAGTGCTCGCAGGAAGCTGATCCGGATCGAGGATCGAATCACGGACACGTCGGTAGGCCTGCAGCTTCTCCTCGTCGAGATGCTTGATGTAGACGTTCACACGCACCAGGTCCGCAAAGGTCGCGCCGCCTCGGTGCAGAGCCTCTTCCAGCGCTCCGAAGGTCAGCCTGATGGAATGCTCGTCATCTTCGGGATACGGGGCATACACCCCCGACACATACAGGAGCCCCGTGGCCGTGTCCAGAACGCTGTCGGATATCCCCGGGACCACAGGGGCGGGAATCCGTACAAGCCGATCAGTAGGCATCTTCTCTCCACATCCTCAGGGCGACGGCAAGGTCGGGAGGACTCGGCGATTCGGCCCTCTCCTGCGCCGCTGCGTCGACGTTACCGTCTGATTAAAACTATTGCAATCGTTTGTAATTCTGGGTACACCTAGGGGGACTGCTCAATCCGTGCAGCATCGCCCACTCTCGCACGAAGCCCGAACCCGCGAAGGACCCCCATCATGAGCGAACGCAAGACCGACTATTCGATCTACTCCCTCGAGTTCTGCCAGGGCACCATGCCCCACGACTTCTTCGGAGGCTCCGGCCTCTACAGCAACGCGGGAACAGTTCGGATCCCGATGCTCTACACCCTCCTCATCGGCGGAGAGGTCGGCGGCAAGCAGCACGTCGCACTCGTGGACTGCGGCTTCCGCAACGACTACTGGCTCGACCGCTACCCGTTCCAGAGCTGGGAGAGCCCCGCCGAAGTCCTCGCGAAAGTCGACCTCACCCCCGAAGACATCGACGTCATCCTCGTCTCCCACATGCACTTCGACCACATGGGCAACTTCGAAGCATTCCCCAACGCCCAGCTCTACGTCCAGTTCGACGAATACGTCGGCTGGTCCGAAGCCGTGGACCTGGCTAACCAGATGCCGACCGACGCCGACCGTGCATGGATCTTCTCCTCATTCGACCCCACCGACCTGACCCGCGCAGCCAAAGGAATCGCCGACGGACGCATCCGCTTCGTCAACGGCGACGAGGAACTCCTCCCCGGCGTCACCGCACGCCTGGCCCGTGACTCCCACACCTTCGGATCCCAATGGTTCAAGGTCGAGACCCAGAGCGGCCCCTTCGTCGTCGCCGGAGACACCGTCTACTGGTACTCGAACGTCGAGAAGATGTGGACCCCCGGCTACGGCCAGGGCAACGACTTCAACCTCATCAGGCTCTACAAGACCCTCAAAGAAGAACTCA
It encodes:
- a CDS encoding M24 family metallopeptidase — translated: MKSTGTTGTNGVDWEARVDFDRLRDERLGRLKQQLSSSDLGAVLAFDFSNIRYMTSTHIGTWAMDKLIRFSLLTRNTDPISWDFGSAAKHHALYNPWLDVTSSEMDADPHAPHEGTKRPRLESGARAGISTLRGAFPPDAGIAEEVARKIKRELEKFGVAHEPLGVDVIELPILFALQKEGITVVDGQQVFMEARRIKTHDEIRLLTQAASMVDAAYEELYRFLRPGVRENEAVGLVAKTLYDLGSEYVEGVNAISGERCSPHPHVFSDRLIRPGDPAFFDILHSWNGYRTCYYRTFAVGSASRQQKDAYSRAREYMDRAIALVKPGATTADICAVWPTAQEFGFADEEAAFALQYGHGVGLSIWEKPIFSRLTSFDHPEELKEGMVFALETYWPSADGWGAARIEEEVVVTAAGCEVITKFPAEELLIAGPRYIAVGGPLKNERDSQSHLNTIWGRDQA
- a CDS encoding RidA family protein; this encodes MPTDRLVRIPAPVVPGISDSVLDTATGLLYVSGVYAPYPEDDEHSIRLTFGALEEALHRGGATFADLVRVNVYIKHLDEEKLQAYRRVRDSILDPDQLPASTAVGVHSLYGGAVIEIDAIAAV
- a CDS encoding alpha/beta hydrolase, giving the protein MNSQAPVTADAGAFLAIVKDAPPLDTQSAAQNRADLEQALPLTGVGAEVAHVEDTEIAGVKVRIHAYSDEPNQPCIVYFHGGGWVIGDPDLADSTTRDLAVHAQATVVSVDYRRAPENPFPAAHEDALAVTQALLSGSTALPINPDAVAVAGDSAGGNLAAGVALKLRHADRRPVHQVLIYPNLDWDMIRESEAWRLYGEGYFLTARDLEYFYANYAPNADGADGGDLRLNPGKATDLAGLPKALVITAECDPIRDSGEDYARRLSDAGVETTCVRFQGQVHPFFFMGGIIKDALAARRFVGAELRATFTEVAATTGAKS
- a CDS encoding ABC transporter permease encodes the protein MDLQLVILIIATVLLMGFFAAASPMFFTADNLLNIANQNASTFIVAAAAGMLLMAGYVDMSVGSVMALAGVCAAFVSIDYGTVAGIICAVLVGTLVGTLNGILIGQIGMSPIVVTLGVLAAARGLAQLLSPGSLYGLPEDLIGMGSGSFLGVPILVWIAGVICAIFWFVSARMPAGKHTLAVGANPRAAFLTGIPVKKFVMVLYIVVGVSVGIAAIMQVARLGSAPSGTLGLGFEVVVLTAVLLGGVPFTGGRGSVIGVLIGVWLIAVLGNGLTLLNVPTEISGIVTGVVLVLAAASSLSGFQRRRRRPRRVQLSARTAAVRVSK
- a CDS encoding DMT family transporter yields the protein MRKVDRKFPVWFALLGSGVAGVLVAVQSQSNAALSGEIGDGYLASSISFCSGMLVMLTLLLFSARSRQSLRRVHAQVRAGVLPVWTLTGGACGAFFVLGQGLAAPATGLALFTVGIVGGQVLGGLLIDRIGIGPGGVVMPSLQRIIGMVLAVGAVAISVLTDPGSFDAVGRQAWLILIPIAAGIAVAWQSAVNGRLRIAADSATTATTVNFAVGSAVLLIAAIVSVSLHGWPQHWPGSPAYYIGGFVGTLFIGLAAIFVRTVGVLLLSMSNVAGQLLAAIVFESALPLAGGSTPGLLGGVAVALCAVTIAALPRRTAR
- a CDS encoding helix-turn-helix domain-containing protein, which translates into the protein MAADELGTRLRQARQSRRLSLRSVAQSLGVSPSLISQVETGKSQPSVATLYALANLLEVSADELLGMNSGHSRDASSSLARLDVQRAGDGAVIEMENGVRWERLAMPQGGAVEALLITYEPGAASSVEGKLMRHAGVEFGYMLEGVLTLQLDFDTYELSPGDSLHFESSRPHLLANRGAVTARGVWFVLGRHETTSV
- a CDS encoding acyl-CoA dehydrogenase family protein, yielding MATTAIRPEIAAIVEKIDQLRPQLVAGGREADQTRRISPEVFEAIAATGAFSISAPTKFGGLAANTREAHAVARAIGRGDGSLAWVDGILDSGAWVLSLMDERAQQDVWGDGLDSFISIVLATTSEAEPVEGGYRVTGKWGYGTGSMHATWSLLGIPLKNDAGEVVDAGLALIPTSELTYDDNWFVAGMKSTASVMQIADDVFVPAHRVFPLTAAVEGGYLGDNPEPTYKTIFVPSLFMKLIGPHLGMGRAALDLVIEKAETKPIAYTGYAKQADSVLFQTAIAKATVDLVAAELVAAQVADEIYKATETGYYAPYAERIEMRAKAAWVVETITDMIHDLMTAHGSGGFADVSPLQRIWRDQATASRHGHTLGASGYEAFGKVIFGREEDARFVLPIV
- a CDS encoding N-acyl homoserine lactonase family protein — its product is MSERKTDYSIYSLEFCQGTMPHDFFGGSGLYSNAGTVRIPMLYTLLIGGEVGGKQHVALVDCGFRNDYWLDRYPFQSWESPAEVLAKVDLTPEDIDVILVSHMHFDHMGNFEAFPNAQLYVQFDEYVGWSEAVDLANQMPTDADRAWIFSSFDPTDLTRAAKGIADGRIRFVNGDEELLPGVTARLARDSHTFGSQWFKVETQSGPFVVAGDTVYWYSNVEKMWTPGYGQGNDFNLIRLYKTLKEELKDETSRIIPGHDIDIVQRYKSWTTDSGNYVIEVNTRENEASRAPANAGILLT